In Rhinatrema bivittatum chromosome 1, aRhiBiv1.1, whole genome shotgun sequence, a single genomic region encodes these proteins:
- the LOC115090411 gene encoding uncharacterized protein LOC115090411, which translates to MATTQFAMVFAPSALMPDQAQALAKRARRKPSKLQENFAATPEVEKRKTKTQRNKKRKSASTRQPRSISHLGCYVPEQPPPRGMTPAAPTPAAPPRENFGNVTERQLRQLMDQTWSAAAIHGTDRVKAMLDALTHTTSPSPGSVPIGPQHGAAGSSNSSAGNTQPPARQQTAHGQHGQPQEGQNLVSFQIPGPGSRASPLSRPSADLGIRVPGIASILRSALAEYGESICTRREPVPKILPIK; encoded by the exons ATGGCTACCACTCAGTTTGCTATGGTTTTTGCCCCGTCCGCACTTATGCCGGACCAGGCTCAGGCTCTAGCCAAGCGAGCACGTCGGAAGCCaagcaaattgcaggaaaactttgCGGCAACGCCAGAAGTCGAAAAACGTAAGACCAAGACACAGAGGAATAAGAAGAGGAAATCCGCAAGCACACGACAACCGCGTAGCATCAGCCATTTGGGCTGCTATGTGCCGGAGCAGCCCCCTCCACGGGGCATGACCCCTGCAGCACCGACCCCTGCAGCACCGCCACGAGAGAACTTCGGCAATGTTACCGAACGACAGCTGCGTCAGCTCATGGACCAAACCTGGTCAGCGGCTGCTATCCATGGCACGGACAGGGTGAAGGCAATGCTGGATGCCTTAACGCATACCACTAGCCCATCCCCTGGCTCAGTGCCCATCGGTCCACAGCACGGTGCAGCGGGCAGCTCCAACAGTTCAGCTGGCAACACCCAGCCACCAGCACGTCAACAGACAGCTCATGGACAACACGGGCAACCGCAAGAAGGACAGAACT TGGTCTCGTTTCAGATTCCTGGCCCCGGAAGCAGAGCATCACCCTTATCACGTCCCTCCGCGGATTTGGGAATTAGGGTGCCCGGAATCGCCTCCATATTGAGATCGGCTCTGGCAGAGTACGGGGAGAGCATATGCACGCGGCGGGAGCCTGTTCCAAAAATTTTGCCAATCAAATAA
- the LOC115089839 gene encoding uncharacterized protein LOC115089839 gives MIHHLSFPEGGSVNDYLDPEACSVAYASFDQALDMVRHWGQGAWLAKADIESAFRLLPIHPSCFHLLGFQFQGKYYFDKCLPMGCSISCAYFERFSTFVQWAVEQDIGKGKIIHYLDDFLFTGHRDTQACAQALEAFTRKTDKLGIPLAKHKSEGPSQKLSFLGHLNFACKIMPMGRPFMRRLSQATAGIRRSHHFIRITKELREDLIVWKTFLGEYNGRTVWRDPIMTNRELQLYTDAAGSAGFGAYLAGKWCAERWPVQWEAMGLLRDITFLELFPIVATIHMWKACFHNRRVVFWSDNMAVVRRKILSPLTPLGSLGYCGI, from the exons ATGATTCACCATTTATCCTTCCCAGAGGGTGGGTCAGTGAATGATTACTTGGACCCCGAAGCATGCTCGGTCGCCTACGCCTCATTTGACCAGGCATTAGACATGGTGAGGCATTGGGGGCAAGGGGCATGGTTGGCAAAAGCCGACATTGAATCAGCCTTCCGCTTGCTTCCAATACATCCAAGCTGCTTCCATCTGTTGGGGTTTCAATTCCAAGGTAAATATTACTTCGATAAATGCCTCCCGATGGGCTGCTCTATATCTTGCGCCTACTTTGAGAGGtttagcacatttgtgcaatgggCTGTAGAGCAGGACATCGGGAAAGGGAAAATCATacactatttggatgattttctgtttacCGGCCATAGGGACACACAGGCCTGTGCGCAAGCCCTCGAAGCATTCACCCGGAAAACTGACAAATTAGGCATTCCGCTAGCTAAGCACAAATCAGAAGGACCGTCACAAAAATTGTCATTTCTCG GTCACCTCAATTTCGCTTGCAAGATCATGCCCATGGGTCGCCCCTTCATGAGAAGATTGTCCCAAGCCACAGCAGGTATTCGCAGGAGCCATCATTTCATTAGAATCACCAAGGAGCTCAGGGAGGACCTCATAGTATGGAAGACATTCCTAGGGGAATATAATGGGCGGACAGTTTGGAGGGACCCGATCATGACCAATAGGGAGCTGCAGCTCTACACCGACGCAGCGGGGAGCGCTGGATTTGGGGCCTATCTGGCTGGGAAATGGTGCGCGGAACGATGGCCAGTACAGTGGGAAGCCATGGGTTTACTCAGAGACATCACTTTTCTCGAATTGTTCCCCATTGTTGCAACAATACACATGTGGAAAGCATGTTTCCACAACAGAAGAGTGGTTTTTTGGTCAGACAACATGGCGGTTGTCAGGCGAAAAATTCTCTCACCGCTCACTCCCCTAGGGTCATTAGGCTATTGCGGGATTTAG